CACTGGGCGTTACCCAGCACCCTGCCCTGTGGAGCCCGGACTTTCCTCAAGCGCACATGGCGCCTGCGACCACCCCGTCTGCTTCACCAATCACTGATTCGAGACTGATAGTGGAATATAGCACAGGTCCCGGGCGAGGTCAAAGGATTGGAATCCATCCCCCCGGATCCTGAATCTTATCAATTTCCAGGAACCGCTGATCAATCCGTATTATCCAGAGCTGTATTGGCAAGTCTGTCCGCATCCTTGTTCTCCGCTCTTGGAATATGCTGAAATGTGACACTTTCAAATACAGAAGCTTTATTTTTTGCTATGCTCGCCAGTTTTTCCAGATGAGCTTTACGGATACGGTACTCACCTGTCATCTGCCTGACAACAAGTTGGGAGTCCATTTGTATGATGACGCGTAGCGCTCCGAGTTCCCGGGCGAGATCGAGGCCAAGTATCAACCCCCTGTATTCAGCCTCATTATTTGTAGTCTCTCCAAGAAGAACAGACCTCTCCAACAAGACTTCACCTTCCATATTGAAAACAACCGCTGCAGAAGAGGCCGGCCCCGGATTTCCCCTTGCAGCACCATCAGTCTTGACAATAAGCTCCGTCAAACATCCCATGGCGGGTTTCGCAGCCTCAGTCACATCGTCCCCAATGGATTCAGCAAGTCTGGCAATCGCCTTTCGAGCCTTTTCTTCTGTCTCGAAACCCGCTACGCAGAATGACAGGGCAAGACTCTTTCCTTTTGAGAGCTCTCTCAATAGAATACTGATACTTGTCATAGGATAAGGACTCCCGCGATCAGGCCTTACTGTAGTACACAAGTATCCGGCCACAATCCTCGCATGTAATGAACTGGTCGTTCCTTCTTATTTCATGAGCCTTCTGGGGAGGTACTCTTGAAAAACATCCCTGGCATATATCTCCTGCCAGATTGGCCACACCCGAATCTCCCTTGGCCTTGAGGATGCGTTCATAGCGTCTCATGACTTTTTCCGAGAGATGAGGAAGGATCCGGATCTTTTCATCCTCTATGATCTTGAGTTTTTCGTTGTTTGCAAGGACCTCTTCAGTGAGTCCATTTTTTCTATCAAGAAGCTCGCCCTTTTCTGAATCGATCCTCGCCTTGATCCCGTCCAGCTCCTTTTCGGCTTCCACTATCTTGTCAAGGATCAGCAGGATCTGTTCTTCTTCCTTGTCCACCTGATCAATGAGATATTCTATCTCTTTACCCATCGCCCGGTATTCCTTGTTAGTCTTCAGTTTGTCCCTGTCCAGCTTCTTCTGATTGATATCCCTGTTCTGTTGTTCGATCTTTTGTGAGAGGCCTTTCCGCTCCGACTCAAGCCCGGCAATCTTATCAAGGTCTTTCTGCAGCTCTTCGTCCATCTTTGATATTTCAGTTTCCAGATCCACAATCTTTGACGGCGCTGTCTCAAGAAATTTCTTCATTGTCACTATCTCGTAATCC
The nucleotide sequence above comes from Candidatus Latescibacterota bacterium. Encoded proteins:
- a CDS encoding ribonuclease HI family protein — its product is MTSISILLRELSKGKSLALSFCVAGFETEEKARKAIARLAESIGDDVTEAAKPAMGCLTELIVKTDGAARGNPGPASSAAVVFNMEGEVLLERSVLLGETTNNEAEYRGLILGLDLARELGALRVIIQMDSQLVVRQMTGEYRIRKAHLEKLASIAKNKASVFESVTFQHIPRAENKDADRLANTALDNTD